A window of Halobellus ruber genomic DNA:
GAGCGTCTCCGCGAGCTCCGAGACTGAGTCGAACTCGCCGTACTCCCCGAGCTCGAAGAGGATCACCTCCTCGAAGGGCTTCACGTTCCGGAACGACGCCACCGGGAGCTCGACGATGTGGCTGCCGCCGATCTCCTTTGCGCCGATGGTGGTGCCGCGCTCGTCGAACTCCGCGATCAGATCCGCTGCGGCGTCGTGACGCTCGCGGATCCGCTCGTCGTCGACGTCCGTGTTCGATTGCAGGTCCGCCAGGAGCTCCTTCGCGGCTCGGACCTCCTCGGCGAGTTCGGTTTCGAGGTACTTCTCGGGGGCGGTGTAGTAGGTGTGGATCCGATCCCTGTCCTCCTGGCGTTCGACCATGATCGAGTGGGCTGCGGTCGCGAAGGCAAACGAGACCGGTCGGGGCATCGCGGAGACGTTCACCCACACCTCGGAGTCGGCGGCGGCGTCGAGTTCGGCGTTGATCAGCTCGTAGGCCTGCTCGAAGGCGGCGTCGTAGTCGTAGACGTCGGCGACGACGACGCGCTCGGTGTCGGCACCCAGCAGGTTCCGGAAGTCCTGTTCCAGCTTCCCCGAGAGGTTCCGGGAGTACTCCACGTTCGACTCGCTGCCGACCGCCCCCTCCAGCAGGATCACCCGGTCGACGTCCCGCTGGTCCCGGATGAGCGGGGCGATCAGCCGGTCGTAATCGAACCCGACCGGGACGATGTGTGTCTGCATACCCATCGGTTCCCCTGTCGGCGTGTTAAGAGTTGCAGTCCGGGAGACGGCTTAGCAGCGGGGACCCGGAGCCGATGGTCGACCGCGCGCGAACACGATGTCCGTGGAGTAACATTATTAATCGTTTGCATCCGAATGTAACGTGGGATGAGTACTGACGAGCATACACACGGCACGGAAGACCACGGTCACGAACACCACGAAGCCGAGGGGCCGGGCTATCCGACGCCGGCGGCGATGCGGGTCGAGAGCGGGCGCGAGGAGACCGCCTACGTGATGGCGCCCCGCGTCGGGATGGAAAACGACGGCCACGACTTCGTCGGCGTCGTCGACCTCGACCCCGACTCGGACACCTACAGCGAACTCGTCGACGCCATCGAGATGCCGAACAAGGGCGACGAACTCCACCACTTCGGGTGGAACGCCTGCTCGTCGTCCTGCCACGCCGAGGGGCTGTCCCGGCAGTATCTGGTCGTCCCCGGCCAGCGCTCCTCGCGGATCCACGTCGTCGACGCCGAAGACCCCCGCGATCCCGAAATAGTGAAGATCATCGAACCAGAGGACGTCTTCGAACACGACCTGTCGGCACCACACACCGTTCACTGCGTCCCCGGGGGCAAGATCGTGATCAGTATGCTCGGCGACGCCGACGGCGAACTCCCCGGCGGGTTCCTCCAGCTGGACCAGGAGGATTTCAGCATCGACGGCCACTGGGAAGCCGACCGCGGCGAGATGGCGATGAACTACGACTACTGGTATCAGCCGCGTCACGACGTCCTGATCTCCAGCGAGTGGGCCGCGCCGAGCACCTACTACCCGGGCTTCGACCTCGACGACGTCGAGGCGGGAAAGTACGGCGACAGCATCCACGTCTGGGACTGGGAGACCCACGAGCATCGCCAGACACTGGAGTTCGGCGAGGAGGGCCTGATCCCGCTGGAAGTCCGGATGAGTCACAACCCCGAGGAGACTCAGGGGTACGTCGGCGCGGCGCTGTCCTCGAACGTCATCCGGTTCTACGAGGCCGACGACGGCGCCTGGGACTGGGACGTCGTCATCGACGAGGAGTCGCGCGAACACGAGGACTGGGATATGCCCGTCCCGCCGCTCATCACGGATCTGCTCCTGTCGCTGGACGACCAGTACCTGTTCTTCTCGAACTGGCTGCACGGGGACGTACGGATGTACGACGTCAGCGACGCGGGCAACCCGCGATTGGTCGATCAGGTGTGGGCCGGCGGTCCGTTCGGCGAGCGCCGGCAGGTTCAGGGCCACGAGATCCGCGGGGCACCGCAGATGCTCCAACTGTCCCGCGACGGCCGGCGTCTCTACTGGACGACGTCGCTGTTTTCGTCGTGGGACAATCAGTTCTACCCCGAGATGGCCGAGGAGGGGTCGCTGATGCTCAAGGCGGATGTCTACCCCGAAGCGGGCCGGATGGAACTGGACGAGGACTTCCTCGTCGACTTCGGCGACGCGCCCGGCGGTCCCGCACGGGCGCACGAGATCCGGTGGCCCGGCGGCGACTGCACCAGCGACGTCTGGCAATGAATGATTGATGAGGGCACGGACGACGGCGGGCGGGCCAGCCACGCCGTCGAACTCGTCTGGCCCGACGGACGGACCGAGACGATCCGCGTCGGCAGCGACGAGTCCGTCGTCGACGCCGCCGAGGCGGCCGACGTCGCCATCCCGTACGGCTGTCTGTACGGTGTCTGCGGCACCTGTACGGCCGAACTGCTCGACGGCGAACTCCGCCACACGGACCCCCCGCGGGCGCTGAAAGACCGCTCGCTCGATGCCGGCTACGTCCTGCTCTGTATCGGGACACCCGAGACTGCCTGCCGACTCCGGGTCGGCCACGGAATCCAGGCCGACGCCGTCGGTACACCCTGGAAGTAGTACTGTCGGTCGGAGCTACCCGGTAACAAGCCGAACGAGCGGGGGTATCGGCGGGGCCAGCGACTCGATCAGATGCCACGCCAGTCTCGCCGTCGGCGAGGACCGTCGTGGGGAGAAGACACTTGTGATCAAACGCCGCACACCGGCCCGTACTGATGGACCGAAGCGGAACCCTGATCATCTTGGCGGCCGCCGGTGGCCTCTTGGCGCTCGGGGCGGGCGCCGCACTGCCCGGATCGGTCTCGCCCACGTACAACGTCGCGGTGGACGACACCGGCCCACCCGAGTGGGAGGACCTCTCCCCGGAGGCGAAGACGGTCGTCCGGACCGGGCTCGAAGCGCCGGGGGCGGTCAACGTCACCTTCGCGGAGTCCGGAAGCTACGGGAACGGTACGACGGAGTTCGGCCTATATCCCGACGATCTACCGCGACCCGATATCGACCAGTCGGAGCCGAGCCGGATGGTGATCGACCGCGACGGCGCCGTGCTCGTCTTCTCGGCCGAGTTCGTCGGCGGAGGAACGCTCGCGATCAGCGCCGTCGACCGGACTGACACCGTCCTGCTCCGGCGCGGGAACCTGTCGCCGCACGGACGGACGGTGCTCGACGTGGCGGCGGCCAACGGGTCGGCCGCGTTCTACACCGACCGACCGCCGGCGCTGGAGGACGGACTCGACGCGACACCTGACAGCCTACTCGCGCTTGTCGTCTCCGACGCCGACCTGTTCGTGCTCGCCGACGGCGACGACTACCGGACGGTGGTCGTCTCCAGTCCGAGTAACTGGATCCCGCTCGGGCCCGTTCTCACGCCCGCGGTGGTGCTCGGATCGCTCGCGACCGTCCCGGCGGTCGCCCTGTTCGGTTCCCGGCGCGTCGGGTGGCCCCTCGCGACGGCGGCCGGCGTCGCTGCCGCCGTCCTCCCGGTTGTGGCCTTCCGGATCGTGGCCGTCGGCCCCTCGGCGCTCCTCGGCCGCCGGCTCCAGGAGATGGCGCATCTGGTCGTGGTGCCGGCGATCGGGGCGCTCCTCTGTGTCGGCGTCGTCCGGGGCTGGCAGACAGCGAACGACCGGCCGCGGGCGGAAGACGAAGGCGAGTAGAACCGGCGCACGGTGACCCGCTCGGCGGTCAGTACAGTTATCTTCCGCAACTCCATAGTCCGGTATGAGATGTCTCAACAAACAGTTCAGGAGGAACTGCACGTCGACCAGTACACGCTCGGGCTCGTCGGCCCCGATCAGGAGTGGGCCGGCACCGTCGCCGACGGCGGCACGGTGACGACGTACACGCCGCCGGGGTGTTGGGGGCCGATGGTGACGCCGTCGTTCCGCGGCGGTCACGAGGTCACACGGCCGATCCGGGTCGAGGGCGCGGAAGTCGGCGACGCGGTGGCGATCCACATCCGCGACATCGAGGTGACGAGTATGGCAACCTCGACGGGGTCGATGGCCGAGCGCGACGGCGCCTTCGGGGACGACCCCTTCGTCGACCACCGGTGTCCGGAGTGCGGGACGACGTGGCCCGACTCGGTCGTCGAGGGGACCGGCGAGGACGCGATCCGGTGTGCGGAATGCGGCGCAAACGCCTCCTCGTTCGGCTTCGAGTACGGGTACACCGTCGCGTTCGACCACGAGAACGCTGTCGGGCTCACGCTCGACGAGGAGGGGGCTCACGAACTGGCGACCGACGCCGAGGAGGTGATGGACATCCCCGAGAACGCCCGCCAGCACCCGATTCTCCTGTATGAACCCGACGGGATGCCGGGGACGCTCGGCCGGCTGCGACCGTTCATCGGCAACATCGGCACCACGCCGCCGGTCACGATGCCCGACTCGCACAACGCCGGCGACTTCGGCCAGAACCTGATCGGCGCCGACCACGACTACGGGGTCGAGACCGAAGCGGACTTACAACAGCGCACCGACGGCCATATGGACATCCCGGAGGTCCGGCCGGGGGCGACGCTGCTCTGTCCGGTCGCCGTCGACGGCGGCGGCGTCTACGTCGGCGACCTCCACGCCAACCAGGGCGACGGGGAACTCTCCCTGCACACCACCGACGTGAGCGGCACCGTCACGATGGACGTCGAGGTGATCGACGACCTCGACCTCGACGGGCCAGTCCTGCTGCCCACGGAGGCGGACCTCCCGTTCATCAGCCGGCCCTACAGCGACGACGAGCTCGCCGCCGGCCGCGAACTGGGAGACGAACACGGCGTCGACGTCAACGAGGGGATGGCGCCGATCCAGGTGGTCGGCTCCGGCGCCACCGTCAACGACGCCACGGGGAACGCCTTCGACCGCGCGACGCAACTGCTGGGGATGAGCGAGGGCGAGGTCCGCGCGCGGTGTACGTTCACCGGCGGCGTCCAGATCGGCCGGCTGCCGGGTGTCGTCCAGCTTGATATGCTCGCGCCCCTCGACGTCCTCGACGAGCGGGGGATCGGCGACACCGCACGCGAGCAGTACGGGCTCTGAGGGGTCGGCTCCCGACGCGGACCGCCTGGCCGTCCGGACGACTCGGGAGGCCGTCGGCCGGCCGATCGCCGTCGAACCGCCCGCTTCCCGGTCGGGTCACGGGAACGTCCGAAGACGGCACGACTTTTACTCGTGGACGAATCGACCGTGGTATGATCGGCGACGGCAGTCGGATCGGCTTCGTCCACGCGGAGGGGCCGTCCGACGAGCAGCGGGCGGCCGCGGCGTGGCTACGGGAGCGGGCGGCCGACGCGCGGGTCGTCCCCGTCGCCGACCTCGACGGGGACGCCGGCCCCTTCGACGTACTGTGGTGGCACCGGGCCGCGCCGCTCGACGGCGTCCCCGCCGAGCCGCTCGCCGACTTCCTCGCCGACGGCAGCAACCTCCTGCTCAGCCTGCGGGCGATGGGCGCCGTCGAGGCGCTGGGGATCGACCCGGTTCCGCCCGACGGCGTCGGGGTCGAGAGCGTGACCGAGCCGGTCGGCGTCCTCTGGCGACGGCTCTACGACGACCACCCCGCCGTCTCCGGGTTCGACTCCCGGCGGATCCCGGTCTGCGACCGCGGCGCGGTCCCGGCGGCGCGCTACGAGAACGTCGTGCCCTCGCGCGGCGAGGTGCTCGCCTCGACCGTCCGCGGCGGCCACGACGCCCCCCGGGAGATGCGCGTCGTCTCGTGGGACCGCGGCAGCGTCCTCGGCGTCGGCGCGCCGCTCTCGTTCGCCGAGCCGGCGGCACCCGAAGTCGCCGAGGCCCGCTCGGCGTTCGCCGCCGGCTGCCTGTCGGCCCTCGCCGACGACCCGACCGGGCCGTCGCGGCCGACCTCGACGGCCGACTTCGAGGGGTTCCGCGCGCGCCTGACCGGCGACCCCCACCGCCCCCGGTACCACTTCACGCCACCGGCGAACTGGCTGAACGACCCGAACGGACTCATCCGCTGGAACGGCCGGTACCACCTCTTCTACCAGTACAACCCCGCCGGGCCGTTCCACAATTCGATCCACTGGGGCCACGCCACCAGCGAGGACCTGCTCCACTGGCGGGACGAACCGGTCGCCTTGGCGCCCTCGCCGGACGGCCCCGACCGTGACGGCTGCTGGTCGGGGTGTGCGGTCGACGACGACGGGACGCCGACGATCCTCTACACCGGCGGCGACGGCCGGCGGCAGCTCCCCTGCCTGGCAACGAGCGCGGACCCGCGGCTTGGAACCTGGGACAAGGATCCCGACAACCCCGTGATCGCGGCGCCGCCGTCGGATCTGGATCTCCTCTCGACGGAGCATTGGGAAGTCGAGTTCCGCGACCACGCGGTCTGGCGCGACGGCGACACCTGGTACCAGCTCATCGGCAGCGGCGTCGTCGACGAGGGCGGCGCGGTGCTGCTGTACTCCTCGCCGGACCTCCGCGAGTGGGAGTACGAGGGCCCGCTGCTCGTCGGCGACGACGGGCACGGGACCGTCTGGGAGTGCCCCGAACTGCTCGACCTCGGCGACCGCTCGCTGCTCCACGTCTCCAACTACGAGGACGTGGTGTACTTCCTCGGCGACCTCACGGACGGGGAGTTCGAGGTCACCACGCGAGGAGTGCTCGATCACGGCGACTTCTACGCCCCACAGTCGCTCCGGGACGGCGACCGCCTCCTGACGTGGGGGTGGCTCCCGGAGACCCGCGGGGAGCGCGCCCAGTGGGACGCCGGCTGGTCGGGGGCGCTGTCGCTTCCCCGGGTCCTCTCGCTCGACGACGACGGACGGCTCCGACAGCGGCCCGCCGAGGAGGTCACCGACCTCCGGACGCGTCGCGTCGCCGCCGGGGGTCCGGACGCGCTCGACGACGAGCGCCGCGCCCTCGATGCCGGCGGCCGGACTCTGGAGATCGACCTGGAGGTCGCACTCGACGACGCCGAGGCGTTCGAGCTCTCGGTGTTCGAGTCGGCCGATCGGGCGGAGCGGACGGCGATCCGCTACCCCCGCGAGGGCGAGGTCGTGGTCGATCGCTCGGCGTCCAGCCGCGCCGGTGCCGGCGCCGCCGACGCCCAGCGGATGCCGGCGACGCCGTACGACGAGCCGCTGTCGCTCCGGGCGTTCCTCGACGGCTCCGTGATCGAACTCTACGCCAACGGGCGTCGCTGCCTGACGAGCCGCGTGTACCCCGAGGCGGACAGCACCGGGGTCTCCGTCGCCGCCGAGGGTGGTCGCGCGTCGCTCACGGTCGACGTCTGGGAGCTGGAGCCCGCGATCGCGCCCGCGCCGTCGGCCGGCCGCGGGCCGCGTCCGTAGGCGGCCGTCCGCTCGCGGGCCGCCGTCCCGGCAGTCGCCCGTTCAGGGGGCCCGTCTCAGTAGTTGCCCGTCGAGTAGCCGCCCGTCCGGTGGCGGTCCATCCGCCCGGGGAGTCCGGACGGTCGCCCCTCGCCGACGTCGGTCCCCTCGGGCGGGACGTACTCGGGCGAGTCCGGGAGGTCCTCCGCGGGCGTCGGCACGTCCCAGTGCGCCAGCGTCC
This region includes:
- a CDS encoding GH32 C-terminal domain-containing protein; this encodes MIGDGSRIGFVHAEGPSDEQRAAAAWLRERAADARVVPVADLDGDAGPFDVLWWHRAAPLDGVPAEPLADFLADGSNLLLSLRAMGAVEALGIDPVPPDGVGVESVTEPVGVLWRRLYDDHPAVSGFDSRRIPVCDRGAVPAARYENVVPSRGEVLASTVRGGHDAPREMRVVSWDRGSVLGVGAPLSFAEPAAPEVAEARSAFAAGCLSALADDPTGPSRPTSTADFEGFRARLTGDPHRPRYHFTPPANWLNDPNGLIRWNGRYHLFYQYNPAGPFHNSIHWGHATSEDLLHWRDEPVALAPSPDGPDRDGCWSGCAVDDDGTPTILYTGGDGRRQLPCLATSADPRLGTWDKDPDNPVIAAPPSDLDLLSTEHWEVEFRDHAVWRDGDTWYQLIGSGVVDEGGAVLLYSSPDLREWEYEGPLLVGDDGHGTVWECPELLDLGDRSLLHVSNYEDVVYFLGDLTDGEFEVTTRGVLDHGDFYAPQSLRDGDRLLTWGWLPETRGERAQWDAGWSGALSLPRVLSLDDDGRLRQRPAEEVTDLRTRRVAAGGPDALDDERRALDAGGRTLEIDLEVALDDAEAFELSVFESADRAERTAIRYPREGEVVVDRSASSRAGAGAADAQRMPATPYDEPLSLRAFLDGSVIELYANGRRCLTSRVYPEADSTGVSVAAEGGRASLTVDVWELEPAIAPAPSAGRGPRP
- a CDS encoding acetamidase/formamidase family protein, which produces MSQQTVQEELHVDQYTLGLVGPDQEWAGTVADGGTVTTYTPPGCWGPMVTPSFRGGHEVTRPIRVEGAEVGDAVAIHIRDIEVTSMATSTGSMAERDGAFGDDPFVDHRCPECGTTWPDSVVEGTGEDAIRCAECGANASSFGFEYGYTVAFDHENAVGLTLDEEGAHELATDAEEVMDIPENARQHPILLYEPDGMPGTLGRLRPFIGNIGTTPPVTMPDSHNAGDFGQNLIGADHDYGVETEADLQQRTDGHMDIPEVRPGATLLCPVAVDGGGVYVGDLHANQGDGELSLHTTDVSGTVTMDVEVIDDLDLDGPVLLPTEADLPFISRPYSDDELAAGRELGDEHGVDVNEGMAPIQVVGSGATVNDATGNAFDRATQLLGMSEGEVRARCTFTGGVQIGRLPGVVQLDMLAPLDVLDERGIGDTAREQYGL
- a CDS encoding HFX_2341 family transcriptional regulator, which codes for MQTHIVPVGFDYDRLIAPLIRDQRDVDRVILLEGAVGSESNVEYSRNLSGKLEQDFRNLLGADTERVVVADVYDYDAAFEQAYELINAELDAAADSEVWVNVSAMPRPVSFAFATAAHSIMVERQEDRDRIHTYYTAPEKYLETELAEEVRAAKELLADLQSNTDVDDERIRERHDAAADLIAEFDERGTTIGAKEIGGSHIVELPVASFRNVKPFEEVILFELGEYGEFDSVSELAETLARDLGEEYTDSFRSKVIYNVDRLGPGGKGYIEREEHGKSYRTRLSRIGQLWVRAHAEDDSLEERA
- a CDS encoding selenium-binding protein SBP56-related protein, producing the protein MSTDEHTHGTEDHGHEHHEAEGPGYPTPAAMRVESGREETAYVMAPRVGMENDGHDFVGVVDLDPDSDTYSELVDAIEMPNKGDELHHFGWNACSSSCHAEGLSRQYLVVPGQRSSRIHVVDAEDPRDPEIVKIIEPEDVFEHDLSAPHTVHCVPGGKIVISMLGDADGELPGGFLQLDQEDFSIDGHWEADRGEMAMNYDYWYQPRHDVLISSEWAAPSTYYPGFDLDDVEAGKYGDSIHVWDWETHEHRQTLEFGEEGLIPLEVRMSHNPEETQGYVGAALSSNVIRFYEADDGAWDWDVVIDEESREHEDWDMPVPPLITDLLLSLDDQYLFFSNWLHGDVRMYDVSDAGNPRLVDQVWAGGPFGERRQVQGHEIRGAPQMLQLSRDGRRLYWTTSLFSSWDNQFYPEMAEEGSLMLKADVYPEAGRMELDEDFLVDFGDAPGGPARAHEIRWPGGDCTSDVWQ
- a CDS encoding 2Fe-2S iron-sulfur cluster-binding protein, yielding MIDEGTDDGGRASHAVELVWPDGRTETIRVGSDESVVDAAEAADVAIPYGCLYGVCGTCTAELLDGELRHTDPPRALKDRSLDAGYVLLCIGTPETACRLRVGHGIQADAVGTPWK